In one window of Actinomycetota bacterium DNA:
- a CDS encoding TetR/AcrR family transcriptional regulator, which produces MSKEEKAPAPVRGVRFAQDRSRETLRRILDAAEGVFAEKGYDKTTVAEIISRAGIGHGTFWLYFRNKDDLLGFMLQDMVKEFEAFDWYGGDALEGPSVRTPEEVEEIIRGVMGIFARYATIHPLIVRASLDSEEFRILLEEFNQPFLRIVETKLREHLDKGWCRDLDPEITALIIVTLLEYANLQWQQKGRALDGDALIHNLSMVIYHTLNH; this is translated from the coding sequence ATGAGCAAGGAAGAGAAGGCCCCGGCTCCCGTTCGCGGCGTGCGTTTCGCCCAGGACCGTTCACGCGAGACCCTGCGCCGCATCCTGGACGCGGCGGAAGGGGTCTTCGCCGAGAAGGGCTACGACAAGACCACCGTTGCCGAGATCATCTCCCGCGCCGGTATCGGGCACGGCACTTTCTGGCTCTACTTCCGCAACAAGGACGACCTCCTCGGCTTCATGCTCCAGGACATGGTCAAGGAGTTCGAGGCCTTCGACTGGTACGGCGGGGACGCCCTGGAGGGACCCTCCGTGCGCACTCCCGAAGAGGTGGAGGAGATAATCCGTGGGGTCATGGGCATCTTCGCCCGCTATGCGACTATCCACCCCCTCATCGTGCGCGCCTCCCTGGACAGCGAGGAGTTCCGCATCCTGCTGGAGGAGTTCAACCAGCCCTTCCTGCGAATCGTCGAGACCAAACTCCGCGAGCACCTGGACAAGGGCTGGTGCAGGGACCTGGACCCAGAGATCACCGCCCTGATCATCGTGACCCTGCTGGAGTACGCCAACCTGCAATGGCAGCAGAAGGGGCGGGCCCTGGACGGGGACGCCCTCATCCACAACCTGAGCATGGTCATCTACCACACGTTGAACCACTAG
- a CDS encoding SulP family inorganic anion transporter, translated as MDSSPGKEKEFLERHVPVLKWLPSYRRGLLAGDIAAAFTVWAATVPMAMAYAGIAGVPVQYGLYAACLSLVGYAVFGTSRIVNVGPTAAIAAVSAATVGAFAGSDPQRYVALSTALALAVGLLLIIGGLARAGFLAKFLAKPVLAGYMSAAAIFIAVSQAHKLFGIQTSGGNTFAEFADVFRQAGSWSWTTLALGAGCLLFLVISRRLAPRLPWALVLVVLASVIALAFDLGEHGVALVGEVPPGMTWPSMAGVGALDIVHLLPGAIGLALLAFAESLAIAKSFAGDSREIDADQEMIGLGAANLGAGALSGFAVDASFSRTSINQQAGGRTQLSSIFCAALVFTTLFLTSALKYLPQAALGAIVIFAVGRFIKVGPFVRYARSSRADYALALGAFFGVLIFGVMFGIIIGVALSLAGLILRTSTPHSAVLGVDDSGTQHGDIAERPECKPYSPYLIIYRFDAPLIFSNVDEFTDDIRGLVEGADPRPRTVIVDCEMIYEMDTTASDEFTALHAALAEEGVEVLVARVHAPVRSFMRRDGITARVGEENMFHTVRDAVRAFRERHPDLR; from the coding sequence ATGGACAGCAGCCCGGGGAAAGAGAAAGAGTTCCTGGAGCGCCACGTGCCTGTCCTCAAGTGGCTTCCGTCCTACCGGCGTGGTCTTCTGGCCGGTGATATCGCTGCCGCCTTCACGGTCTGGGCGGCGACGGTACCCATGGCCATGGCCTACGCGGGCATCGCGGGCGTGCCGGTGCAGTACGGCCTGTACGCGGCGTGCCTCTCCCTCGTGGGTTACGCCGTCTTCGGGACTTCCCGCATCGTGAACGTCGGGCCCACGGCCGCCATCGCGGCCGTATCGGCGGCGACGGTGGGCGCTTTCGCCGGGAGCGATCCACAGAGGTATGTCGCTTTGAGCACGGCCCTGGCGCTGGCAGTCGGGCTGTTGCTCATCATCGGCGGCCTGGCGAGGGCGGGCTTCCTCGCCAAATTCCTGGCCAAGCCGGTGCTGGCGGGATATATGTCCGCCGCCGCCATCTTCATCGCGGTGAGCCAGGCCCACAAGCTCTTCGGCATCCAGACCTCGGGAGGCAATACCTTCGCCGAGTTCGCCGACGTCTTCCGCCAGGCCGGCTCGTGGTCCTGGACGACCCTCGCCCTGGGCGCCGGTTGCCTGTTGTTTCTCGTGATATCGCGGCGTCTCGCTCCCAGGCTGCCCTGGGCCCTGGTGCTGGTAGTGCTGGCGAGCGTGATCGCCCTCGCCTTCGACCTGGGGGAGCACGGCGTGGCGCTGGTCGGGGAAGTGCCCCCGGGGATGACGTGGCCGTCCATGGCGGGCGTCGGGGCCCTGGACATCGTCCACCTCCTGCCGGGAGCCATCGGGCTGGCTCTGCTGGCCTTCGCCGAGTCGCTGGCCATCGCCAAATCGTTTGCCGGGGACAGCCGCGAGATCGACGCCGACCAGGAGATGATCGGCCTGGGGGCTGCGAACCTGGGCGCCGGGGCTCTCAGCGGTTTCGCCGTCGATGCCAGCTTCTCGCGCACCTCCATCAATCAGCAGGCCGGAGGCAGGACGCAGCTCTCATCCATCTTCTGCGCGGCGCTGGTCTTCACCACGCTTTTCCTGACCTCCGCATTGAAGTACCTTCCCCAGGCCGCCCTGGGGGCCATCGTGATCTTCGCCGTGGGCAGGTTCATAAAGGTCGGGCCCTTCGTCCGCTACGCCCGTTCCAGCAGGGCCGACTATGCCCTCGCCCTGGGAGCATTCTTCGGCGTGCTCATCTTCGGCGTGATGTTCGGCATCATCATCGGAGTCGCGCTCTCCCTGGCCGGCCTGATCCTGAGGACCAGTACGCCCCATTCCGCCGTACTGGGCGTCGACGACAGCGGCACCCAGCATGGGGACATCGCCGAACGCCCAGAGTGCAAGCCCTACTCTCCCTACCTGATCATCTACCGCTTCGACGCTCCCCTGATATTCTCCAATGTGGACGAGTTCACGGACGACATCAGGGGACTGGTGGAGGGAGCGGACCCGCGTCCCCGGACGGTCATCGTCGACTGCGAGATGATCTACGAGATGGACACCACCGCCAGCGACGAGTTCACCGCCCTCCACGCCGCTCTGGCGGAGGAAGGCGTGGAGGTGCTCGTCGCGCGCGTGCACGCACCCGTGAGGTCGTTCATGCGCCGGGACGGCATCACCGCTAGGGTGGGCGAGGAGAACATGTTCCACACCGTGCGCGACGCCGTGCGGGCTTTCCGGGAGCGCCACCCTGACCTTCGCTAG
- a CDS encoding SulP family inorganic anion transporter: MSKGTKDGPGFWHRHVPIAYWLPDYEKKWLGGDLVAALTVWALLVPEALAYAGIAGVPVQYGLYAAPLALLAYAVFGSSRHMVFGPSAEGAAVSAAVVAPLAASGDPDNYLALTITLALMVGVIMIVLGLARMGFLAKFFAAPVLDGFIVGAAIFIAVGQLGKVFGVSTQGDNTFAKFADVFRQAGSWSWTTIAVGASCLLLLFVLHRFVPGLPAALTIMVLAIIVTAAFGLSDHGISIVGEVPSGFPSWSLKGVGLSDITQMFPGALGLVVLVFAESLATAKVYATKYGYRLDPNLEMVSYGAANLGAGLFQGFAVTGSVSKTAANDAAGAQTELAMVFCSVLSLLTIVLFAPLFKYLPEATLAAVVIHAVARLIRFKELRRLHRVRRVDFLLAFSAFLGVLLFGLLEGILIGVLLSLVLFIRSASSPHWAVLGVDGSGTRYGDLKEHPDCRPVDPGLIIFRFDSPLIFSNADEFAGEVLRLVEEADPQPRTVIVDGEDMFDIDTTAADKLIELREGLEARNVALYLARVHAPTLEFMRREGVVEAVGESNIFPTVADAVKAFEKGL, translated from the coding sequence ATGAGCAAGGGGACGAAGGACGGGCCCGGTTTCTGGCACCGCCACGTGCCCATCGCCTACTGGCTCCCGGACTACGAGAAGAAATGGCTCGGCGGCGACCTGGTGGCCGCCCTGACGGTGTGGGCGCTGCTGGTCCCGGAAGCCCTGGCTTACGCGGGCATCGCGGGCGTGCCGGTGCAGTACGGCCTCTATGCCGCCCCCCTGGCGCTGCTGGCTTACGCCGTCTTCGGCTCGTCGCGCCACATGGTCTTCGGCCCCAGTGCCGAGGGCGCCGCCGTCTCCGCCGCCGTGGTGGCGCCCCTGGCAGCCAGCGGCGATCCCGACAACTACCTGGCCCTCACCATCACCCTGGCCCTGATGGTGGGGGTGATCATGATCGTGCTCGGCCTGGCCCGCATGGGTTTTCTCGCCAAGTTCTTCGCCGCCCCCGTCCTGGACGGGTTCATCGTCGGAGCCGCCATCTTCATAGCCGTGGGCCAACTGGGCAAGGTCTTCGGCGTATCCACCCAGGGCGACAACACCTTCGCCAAGTTCGCCGACGTCTTCCGCCAGGCCGGCTCGTGGTCCTGGACCACCATCGCCGTGGGCGCGAGCTGCCTGCTGCTCCTCTTCGTGCTGCACCGCTTCGTCCCCGGACTGCCGGCCGCCCTGACCATCATGGTGCTGGCCATCATCGTCACCGCGGCCTTCGGCCTCTCCGATCACGGCATCTCCATCGTGGGCGAAGTGCCGTCTGGTTTCCCGAGCTGGTCGCTGAAAGGGGTCGGTCTGAGCGATATCACACAGATGTTCCCCGGCGCCCTGGGGCTGGTGGTCCTGGTCTTCGCGGAGTCCCTGGCCACGGCCAAGGTCTACGCCACCAAGTACGGCTACCGCCTGGACCCCAACCTCGAGATGGTCTCCTACGGCGCGGCCAACCTCGGTGCCGGGCTCTTCCAGGGCTTCGCGGTTACCGGCAGCGTCTCCAAGACCGCCGCCAACGACGCGGCGGGAGCCCAGACCGAGCTGGCCATGGTCTTCTGCTCGGTGCTCTCCCTGCTGACCATCGTCTTGTTCGCCCCCCTCTTCAAGTACCTGCCGGAAGCGACCCTGGCCGCCGTGGTCATCCACGCCGTCGCCAGGCTCATCCGTTTCAAGGAGCTGCGCCGTCTCCACCGCGTCAGAAGGGTGGACTTCCTGTTGGCGTTCTCAGCCTTTCTGGGAGTGCTTCTCTTCGGGCTCCTGGAGGGCATCCTCATCGGCGTCCTCCTCTCCCTGGTCCTCTTCATCAGGAGCGCCAGCAGCCCGCACTGGGCGGTGCTGGGGGTGGACGGCAGCGGAACCCGTTACGGGGACCTCAAGGAACACCCCGACTGCCGGCCTGTCGACCCCGGGCTCATCATCTTCAGGTTCGACTCCCCTCTCATCTTCTCCAATGCGGACGAGTTCGCGGGAGAGGTCCTGCGCCTGGTGGAGGAGGCCGACCCGCAGCCGCGCACGGTTATCGTGGACGGAGAGGACATGTTCGATATCGACACCACCGCCGCGGACAAGCTCATCGAGCTGCGGGAGGGGCTGGAGGCCAGGAACGTAGCGCTCTACCTGGCCAGGGTCCATGCCCCGACCCTCGAGTTCATGCGCCGCGAGGGCGTGGTGGAGGCGGTGGGAGAGAGCAACATCTTCCCCACCGTCGCCGATGCGGTAAAGGCCTTCGAGAAAGGGCTTTAG
- a CDS encoding arylsulfatase, with the protein MADYLTYTDGEPFPGTIGRTQADSVPAWPVPPRAPEGAPNILMIVLDDTGFAQVGCFGGLGGLIDTPNIDRLAAGGLRYNNFHTTALCTPTRACLLTGRNHHSVGTAVIMEFPNGYPGYNGYIPKEAAMLPAVLVERGYNTMCLGKWHMVPPEHATASGPYDRWPLGQGFERFYGFLLAETNQWEPELWYDNHRVDPPRGAEEGYHLNEDLADKAIEWISEQQAVTPSKPFFMYFAPGATHSPHHAPREWIDRYKGRFDEGWDVIREKTLRRQKEMGIVPEDTVLPPRNPGVRAWDGLSEDEKRVFRRQMEVFAAFLSHTDHHIGRVLDFLEQAGIMDNTMVVFLSDNGASGEGRADGLVTEMSFFNFAPETLEFMLEKLEEWGGPTTHPHYATGWAGAGNTPNRWYKQMVHEGGVRDPLIIHWPARIVDRGAVRSQFHHAVDIMPTLLEAIGIEMPAQVRGYAQMPLEGESMAYSFTDADAPTPKTVQYFEMLGHRALWAGGWKLVTAHPSLIFRWSNNLLEMEAHDGDFDADTWELYHIDEDFSEMRDLASERPEKVRELLDLWWAEAGKYKVLPLDDAIVARAVADERPHVLEEREVYTYHHPVRLVRMGSPDLRDRSHVITAEVEIPPGGAEGVIVCNGGLDGGYSLCVKDGRLHYVSNWLSREHYVVTSEDQLPEGQVALRMEFRRTGDLAGTAAIFVNGRKVGEGDIPHTNPTVYAFTEGLEVGSDSGSAVWPQYRPPFSFTGTIRKVEIRMDGPGYNDPEGEARVAHYRQ; encoded by the coding sequence GTGGCGGATTATCTTACCTATACGGACGGCGAACCGTTCCCGGGGACCATCGGACGCACCCAGGCCGATTCCGTGCCCGCGTGGCCGGTACCGCCGCGGGCGCCGGAAGGCGCTCCCAACATCCTCATGATCGTCCTCGACGACACCGGCTTCGCCCAGGTAGGGTGCTTCGGCGGTCTGGGCGGTCTCATCGACACGCCCAACATCGACCGCCTGGCCGCGGGCGGCCTGCGCTACAACAACTTCCATACCACCGCCCTCTGCACCCCCACCCGCGCCTGCCTGCTCACCGGGCGCAACCACCACAGCGTGGGGACGGCGGTGATCATGGAGTTCCCCAACGGCTACCCCGGCTATAACGGCTACATCCCCAAAGAGGCGGCCATGCTCCCCGCCGTCCTTGTGGAGCGGGGATACAACACCATGTGCCTGGGCAAGTGGCACATGGTGCCGCCCGAGCACGCCACCGCCTCGGGCCCCTACGACCGCTGGCCCCTGGGGCAGGGGTTCGAGCGCTTCTACGGCTTCCTCCTGGCGGAGACCAACCAGTGGGAGCCTGAGCTGTGGTACGACAACCACCGCGTGGACCCTCCCCGCGGCGCCGAGGAGGGCTATCATCTCAACGAGGACCTGGCGGACAAGGCCATCGAGTGGATCAGCGAGCAGCAGGCGGTGACGCCTTCCAAGCCGTTCTTCATGTACTTCGCGCCCGGCGCCACCCACTCGCCCCACCACGCCCCCCGGGAATGGATCGACAGGTACAAGGGCCGGTTCGACGAGGGCTGGGACGTCATCAGGGAGAAGACGCTGCGGCGGCAGAAGGAGATGGGCATCGTGCCCGAGGATACCGTGCTCCCGCCTCGCAACCCCGGCGTGCGCGCCTGGGACGGATTATCCGAGGACGAGAAGCGCGTCTTCCGGCGCCAGATGGAGGTCTTCGCCGCCTTCCTCTCCCATACCGACCACCATATCGGGAGGGTGCTGGACTTCCTGGAGCAGGCCGGGATCATGGACAACACCATGGTCGTCTTCCTCTCCGACAACGGCGCCAGCGGCGAGGGAAGGGCGGACGGCCTGGTAACGGAGATGAGCTTCTTCAACTTCGCCCCCGAGACCCTGGAGTTCATGCTGGAGAAGCTGGAGGAATGGGGAGGCCCCACCACCCACCCCCACTACGCCACGGGCTGGGCCGGAGCCGGCAACACGCCCAACCGCTGGTACAAGCAGATGGTGCACGAGGGCGGTGTACGCGACCCCCTCATCATCCACTGGCCAGCTCGTATCGTGGACAGGGGCGCCGTCCGCTCCCAGTTCCACCATGCCGTGGATATCATGCCCACCCTGCTCGAGGCCATCGGCATCGAGATGCCGGCCCAGGTGCGCGGGTACGCGCAGATGCCCCTGGAGGGCGAGAGCATGGCCTACAGCTTCACGGACGCTGACGCCCCCACGCCCAAGACGGTGCAGTACTTCGAGATGCTGGGCCACCGCGCCCTGTGGGCCGGCGGCTGGAAGCTGGTAACCGCGCACCCCTCTCTCATCTTCAGGTGGTCGAACAACCTCCTGGAAATGGAGGCGCACGACGGCGATTTCGACGCGGACACCTGGGAGCTCTACCACATCGACGAGGACTTTTCCGAGATGCGCGACCTCGCGTCGGAGCGACCCGAGAAAGTGCGCGAACTACTCGACCTCTGGTGGGCGGAGGCCGGCAAGTACAAGGTGCTGCCCCTGGATGACGCCATCGTGGCGCGGGCCGTAGCGGACGAGCGGCCGCACGTCCTGGAGGAGCGAGAGGTCTACACCTACCACCATCCGGTGAGGCTGGTGCGCATGGGCTCCCCCGACCTCAGGGACCGCTCCCACGTCATCACCGCCGAGGTCGAGATACCGCCAGGCGGGGCGGAGGGGGTCATCGTCTGCAACGGCGGCCTCGACGGGGGCTACTCGCTGTGCGTGAAGGACGGCAGGCTGCATTACGTCAGCAACTGGCTCTCCCGCGAGCATTACGTGGTCACCTCCGAGGACCAGCTGCCGGAGGGGCAGGTGGCCCTGCGCATGGAGTTCCGCAGGACCGGGGACCTCGCCGGCACAGCGGCGATCTTCGTGAACGGCCGCAAGGTGGGAGAAGGCGACATACCCCATACCAACCCGACGGTCTACGCCTTCACCGAAGGGCTGGAGGTGGGCTCCGACTCGGGCTCGGCGGTGTGGCCGCAGTACCGGCCACCCTTCTCATTCACCGGCACCATCAGGAAGGTGGAGATAAGGATGGACGGCCCCGGCTATAACGACCCCGAAGGCGAGGCCCGCGTGGCGCACTACCGTCAGTGA
- a CDS encoding dipeptidase, protein MDIKDLRDAVAAMMPEVREDLERLVRIPSVSLEGFPPEPLREMADAVVKLATSVGFANVRLMDMPDGYPTVLGEIEGPPGAPTVLLYAHYDVQPPGPEEEWTSPAFEPAVRDGRLYGRGAADDKSGVVMHAAAVRAFSGRPPVGVKLVIEGEEESASHLDDYVLEHPDQFQADIIVVGDIGNWKVGEPTLTTTLRGMAACTVEVKTLRSPVHSGMFGGPAPDALMVLIRLLSGLLDDKGNTAVEGIAPFPWGGLDYPEEVYRETLGILPGVPLIGEGSVSDRLWAKPSVTVIGLDAPAVEGAANALVPSARARVSMRVPPGQDPEQARKSLEDHLRASAPWGIAVEVTEGLSGPGFSARTDGPGYAAAMRAMREVYGKDSVLMGQGGSIPLISNLATAAPQAEIILWGAEDTAAAIHSADESVDLAELERCVLSEALLLQYLSEK, encoded by the coding sequence ATGGACATCAAGGACTTGCGTGACGCGGTGGCTGCCATGATGCCGGAGGTGCGGGAGGACCTGGAGCGGCTGGTGCGCATACCCTCGGTATCACTGGAGGGCTTCCCGCCCGAACCATTGCGCGAGATGGCCGATGCCGTCGTGAAGCTCGCGACCTCGGTCGGCTTCGCAAACGTCCGCCTCATGGACATGCCCGACGGGTACCCCACCGTGCTCGGGGAGATAGAGGGGCCTCCCGGCGCGCCCACCGTCCTGCTCTACGCCCACTACGACGTGCAACCGCCCGGACCTGAGGAGGAATGGACCTCGCCCGCCTTCGAACCGGCGGTGCGGGACGGTCGCCTGTATGGACGGGGGGCCGCGGACGACAAGTCCGGCGTGGTCATGCACGCGGCCGCCGTGCGCGCTTTCAGCGGCAGGCCCCCCGTGGGAGTGAAGCTGGTCATCGAGGGCGAGGAGGAGTCCGCCAGCCACCTGGACGACTACGTGCTGGAGCACCCGGACCAGTTCCAGGCGGACATCATCGTGGTGGGAGATATCGGCAACTGGAAGGTCGGGGAGCCGACCCTCACCACCACCCTGCGCGGCATGGCAGCATGCACGGTGGAGGTGAAGACCCTGCGCAGTCCCGTGCACAGCGGCATGTTCGGGGGACCCGCTCCCGACGCCCTCATGGTGCTCATCCGGCTGCTCTCGGGCCTCCTGGACGACAAGGGCAACACGGCAGTGGAAGGTATCGCCCCGTTCCCCTGGGGGGGGCTGGACTACCCGGAGGAGGTCTACCGCGAGACCCTGGGCATACTCCCGGGGGTCCCGCTCATAGGAGAGGGCAGCGTGTCCGACCGCCTGTGGGCGAAGCCCTCGGTGACCGTCATCGGCCTGGACGCTCCGGCGGTGGAGGGCGCGGCCAACGCCCTGGTGCCCTCGGCCAGGGCGCGGGTGAGCATGCGAGTGCCGCCGGGACAGGACCCGGAACAGGCCCGCAAGAGCCTGGAGGACCACCTGCGCGCATCAGCGCCCTGGGGCATCGCGGTGGAGGTGACCGAGGGGCTGTCCGGGCCCGGTTTCTCCGCCCGCACCGACGGCCCCGGCTACGCCGCGGCCATGCGCGCCATGCGCGAGGTCTACGGCAAGGACAGCGTGCTCATGGGTCAGGGTGGCTCGATACCGCTCATCAGCAACCTGGCCACCGCCGCCCCCCAGGCGGAGATCATCCTCTGGGGCGCCGAGGACACCGCGGCGGCCATCCACTCCGCCGACGAGAGCGTGGACCTGGCCGAGCTGGAGCGCTGCGTCCTGTCCGAGGCGCTGCTGCTGCAATACCTGTCCGAGAAGTGA